A genomic window from Buteo buteo chromosome 13, bButBut1.hap1.1, whole genome shotgun sequence includes:
- the CCNB2 gene encoding G2/mitotic-specific cyclin-B2 — translation MALPATRRAAVTRQVENAVTELQSKAKTHLTGKRAALEEIGNKVATRGTRITKKTECSKASIKPMKGPSKMANVMMLPKPPAAVNQAFKETGVPKVLSPVPMDVSMEEENLCQAFSDVLLNNVEDIDAEDWENPQLCSDYVKDIYLYLRELEVQQSVRPHYLDGKTINGRMRAILVDWLVQVHSRFQLLPETLYMCVAVMDRFLQSHAVTRKRLQLVGVTALLVASKYEEIFSPDVADFVYITDNAYTSSEIREMEIMILKELNFNLGRPLPIHFLRRASKAGEADAKQHTLAKYLMELTLIDYDMVHHRPSEIAAAALCLSQKILGHNKWGVKQQYYTGYTEDNLVMTMKHMAKNVVKVNEKLTKYIAVKNKYASSKLLMISTIPELSSKIIKDLALSLSS, via the exons ATGGCTCTGCCGGCGACTCGCCGCGCCGCT GTCACTAGACAGGTGGAGAATGCTGTGACTGAACTTCAAAGTAAAGCCAAAACTCACCTTACTGGCAAAAGGGCTGCCTTagaagaaataggaaataaagTTGCAACAAGAGGAACACGCATAACTAAG aaaacagaatgctCCAAAGCATCCATAAAGCCTATGAAAGGACCTAGTAAGATGGCAAATGTAATGATGCTGCCTAAACCTCCAGCTGCTGTGAACCAAGCATTCAAAGAAACTGGTGTTCCAAAG gttctgtctcctgtccctATGGATGTATCTATGGAAGAGGAGAATTTGTGCCAAGCCTTCTCTGATGTGTTGCTCAACAATGTAGAAGACATCGATGCTGAGGACTGGGAGAATCCCCAGCTGTGTAGTGACTATGTAAAAGATATCTATCTGTATCTGAGAGAGCTTGAG GTACAGCAATCAGTCCGCCCACACTACCTTGATGGGAAGACGATCAATGGGCGTATGCGTGCAATTTTAGTTGACTGGCTTGTCCAGGTCCACTCAAGATTCCAGCTTTTGCCGGAAACACTGTATATGTGTGTTGCAGTTATGGATCGCTTCTTACAA AGTCATGCAGTAACTCGTAAGAGGCTTCAGCTAGTGGGTGTAACAGCACTGCTTGTAGCTTCAAAATATGAAGAGATATTCTCTCCTGATGTAGCAGACTTTGTTTACATTACTGACAATGCCTACACCAGTAGTGAAATTAGAGAAATGGAGATTATGATTCTTAAAGAGTTAAACTTCAATTTGGGGCGACCTCTTCCAATTCATTTCTTAAGAAGAGCATCAAAAGCTGGGGAG GCTGATGCGAAGCAGCATACGCTAGCAAAATACCTAATGGAGCTGACACTGATAGACTATGACATGGTTCACCATCGTCCTTCAGAGATTGCAGCTGCTGCGTTATGCTTGTCCCAAAAGATTCTGGGACATAATAAATGG GGTGTAAAGCAGCAGTACTACACTGGGTATACAGAAGACAATCTTGTGATGACTATGAAACATATGGCCAAGAATGTGGTCAAAGTAAACGAGAAGTTAACAAAATACATT GCTGTAAAGAACAAGTATGCAAGTAGCAAACTACTGATGATCAGCACAATCCCTGAACTGAGCAGCAAGATAATCAAGGACCTGGCTTTATCGCTCTCATCATAA